The stretch of DNA atgCACATAGCAGTTAACCCATTTATGCCATGTCCTGAAATcgctgataattttttttatttattcttcccTGGATGATTCCTGAACCATATTAAGTGGTTAAAGAGAGGTTGATGCAAtaagcaaaatattcttttattaaaaaaacaacttaCTGGCGTTTTCCAGAAAATCAGCttccggaaaaatttttctgacCTTTATGGATGTTCTGTAAAACATCTTGTACATCTTTCAACACATTCCTACAGTTGGCATTCTACAAAATAGGATTTAATTactaaaatatcaattataaaaggaaaacattttagatttttcttaatttatcttCCGGAATATCGAATCCTTTTCGGAACAAGCAATCATCcaaaattgaacaaattatataataaaataaaaatatccttattgaaagatttccttttctttacgattgaatggaaaatttaggaTAAACTATGAAGTTTTccggaaagaatttttaccaggaaaatttttgaaaatcctaaaaatattttcttgctatatttaagctctttttttttaattgtcttaGAAAGGtttcttttctactttttgcgtattaagaagttttatatgatgcaaaagaaaatgtagatctgaaaatattttaaaacatttacaatttttcatgatttagCTTccggaaaataaaacaaaatttccagaatgagaaattattaaaaattatttaaaaaaatctttttccaaaatgtatttttttcctaacgtttCAGTATTAAAACCATTCAGAATCAGATGAAAACTTGATCcgaaaaattcgaaaaaaaatcgaatttctGCCTGAAAAACTTAACCCGGAAAGCAATGGGTTAACTTTTTGCTCATAAATGcacttgaaattgatttttgaatggaatttcatgcattttattgCTAATTGAATTGGCAGATGATTGGGTGATTAATGTCCAATCTTCTCACCATTGGGTGCAccattaacaaaaaaagaagtttttgtaTGATGCttgcttttgcaattttttgtgaatatcGCAcgctgaagaagaagaagaaaaaaaacgaactttttgtgctttttgagTGCTTTGTTGTATGGGGTGATTGATTGATTAATCTCTTCTCGTCTCAATAATGCGATCTCGGAAGTAAAGAGTGTGAGAGAGAGCCTTTGCAGTGAAgagaatgagaagaatttttcccgTTTTCTattcaaacataaaattgTATACAAACATAAATTCCATCAAGGTTGGGGCAATTCACGGCACGACACCACGTCAGTCACCGTGAGACCAGTATCAATGCCACAAGATCCCAACCGCTTCCGGACGTCGACGAATGAAAGTTCCAGCGAAAGTGAATCCGTACAGTCAAGCAGATCCAGCGTGAGTGGATCAGGGAAtggcaaagagaagaagaCGGGGatgtttagaattttttccaagaaaaggAAATCCTAGACTGGAGACAACTATAAAGTGAAGcaactatttttttgtttgttattttttttaaacatttaaaaaagaaagaaaagtgaataaaaaaaaaagataaaaaatacgtattaaaaattctctttataaatattttgtaacgtacatttatacataatattatgtatatcttctatatatatattataaataaataaatacagaaaaagagaaaagattgttgaaaaataaaagaaaaaaataaaccctagaaaatattccaaaaaatatcttttcttaaattaatcattgaagaaaaaaatataaatggtTTTGGGATAGAgtttatattatattaatgaaataatCTATTTTCGCAAACTTTTAGTATTAcaagaaattatataaatatgttttctataaattcacttgtatatacatatctaTCATTTAAGAATTTGTATTAcaccataaaaatataaataaatacatttattcaataaataaaattattttgttcagtgtaaaaaaaatgtttcaataagaaatcttttggtgaagattttctcaatttacaGTGATGCCTTCGTAGTTAGAAAGTCCtttatttttcagttaaaattgAGGCTTTTAAAGTCTTAAAtgaaaactgaaaattaaagGACGTAATACACGAAGACATCACTGTGCGTAGGTGGTACAGCAGTATAAAAATTCAGTGCGTGGTTCAACTTAATGAAAAAGGACATTTGCGTCAGTTTTATCGTCTTCTAGCTAATCCAGCATTGGTGAGAATCTTAACAATTTGTTCCCGGGGGATTTTTTCAGCTTCACGCTCAAAGACAGGCATTTCCTTGTCCGTGAACCAGGACTCCTTGGCCAGGCCATCAGCAACACGGGGATTGCTGTAGAAATTATCACTCTTGAGGAGCTCTGGTGGCAATTGCTTCTCCCTGATGGAGTTCTCAACAACAGCTGGATGTGCCAATGGGGGATCCTCGTGGATGGGAACGGAGTCACGATAGTAGGCCAGTGGAATTGGTTCCTGATGGAGAAATTGCCCACTTGTGGATGTAACCAGAAGGAATACAGCAATAATGGCGTTCATGTTGAATCCTCTTTTTAACGACAAAAAACAAACACTAAAGGCACAAACTTAGAAGACGATTGTTTTACGAGCAACACTGTCACCTCGTTCGATTAGCACAATCAACTGATCGTACACAGTGGCATGGATTGTTCTTTTATGCCCACGAGACTTCTATGCGCGATTGGGCAGAAAATTCTGCTGTATGCGGGATGATGGAGCGGATTTGCACATGATTGTTGTGGAGGAAGTGGAGGAAGAAAACGGTGAGATTGTTTAATGGAGCATAAAAAAAGCGAAACAAGTATGTCTCGCGGAAGGAACAGCGCAGACACTTAACAGCATTCGCAAGATCTCGTTGACCACGAGATTACACTGTCAGGGACACAGCAGCTCTGGGTGAGCAATGCCCTCGCTGGAGGACTCTCCCGTTACAAGCAATTTCGCATCTAATGGCTGAGACTTTCCCGTGTGCGAAGGTGGCAAATAAAGTCCGGAAATGTATCATGTCAACCTTGCACGTGCTCTCCAGTTAATTGCATCATCACCCACCATTTCGGAGATCTCTCACATCACTCACTCATGCTCACTCAGGGGCCCGTCGTCGtgaacaaattgaattaaatttctatttcccacatctctctctctcgctgtCTCCCTCTCCGTCTGGACAGGTGAGCGTGATCAttataattgcaaaaaaaaaaaaacaagaaatcaGCGCTCTGTCGAAGCTGCGAGAGATATCCCGGAAGGTCATTTTTGGATTAATTCACCAGATGAGCgagttttttcttgtcttattAAATATCGTTATCTCTTTGGTGGAGGCATATTATTTGTGCAAATTTAACATGAGAGCGAAAGTAAATAGTTTAGCTGAATgctcatattttattcaatgttttttttacgataaatattatttaaatcctTAGATTTGGCGCGATAGTTGAAAGTATAAACTACTTCTTCCTGgtttttttgatttatagAAATTACCGTTATatgggaaagaaaaattgtaatatatATCGGTATGTCCGAAGATAACTAACTTAAGTAGCAAAACTGGCTCACTGAGTTCTTccacgattttttaaaagtattttttagtGCGTTCTAATGTCAAAAACTGTCATTTTATTAGATTTCATATAGATGGTCTTATGAAGTTAGGATCATAGggtcaaaacaaaaaaaaatagctttttATGTGAAggataaagaaattaaaaaagctttttcactATCCTTTTTAAAGaagtaataataattataagatataaatttccttaattaatcaagaaatatgttttatttcaaaatagaCCGTAATCAAAAAATACTGCATTCACAGGAAAAAAAGTCGAGTTAGGATTTTCTTGCTCGGAGTTTCTATTTCTTGTatgcttcaattttcttttaaagaaattataaagatGAAACATTCGTTCAAAATATACTTcttagaaaaatttcaacaaaaaacgCTTTAAGATCGCTTTAAGACGATCAATTACAATATTACTCCACCCACAAATAATTCCAATCGTGtttgaacataaaaaaaacttacctgaatttattaaaatattgttgCTCTTTAGCAAAAGTCAATCAATTTCTCTTTGCACGActtttcattagaaaattttaatttgcgaTTTTGATGgagataaaaaatgattttttagggaaattttttgtattttttatttattttacataattaataaatatacaacaaattaaatctttaagtgtaagaaaaagaaataatactACGCAGGAGTGAAGAGCGCTACTGAGACGCTCCCCTAGGATTGGGGGTATAGGGTGGTTGGTGGAGGTGGTGGTGTAGGAGGAAGCTTCCAAAAGGAGCTGTGATGTGCTCTATTTTCTTAGGGTTTTGTCTCTTTTGTTGTGTCCCGCTGCTGACGCTGCTGGTAGTACTGATGTTGGGGATGAGGAGCGTAGAAGGTGGCAGGAGCAAGGATGGCGGGTTGGTATTGACTCCCTGCCGTCTGTGGGGCAAATTTGTGTGTGGGATACTGCTGTTGAGGAGCGTAGGCTTGCGCCTGAGGCTGTCCCTGGTGATTCTCGTACTTATCAGCAGAGATGGGAACTGGCACAGGGACGTGGATGGGTGTTACAGGGTAGCCGGCATCGACGAGAGCTTGGAATTCCTGCTGCGTGAGTGGACGCTGCTGGGATGGTGGAGTTTTGAAGACGGACTCCGCCAGGCTGCTAACGGATACTTGAGAAGCAGGTTGACTGGAGTGCTGCTGGGACTCCTGTGAATGGGATGCAGGCTTAGCGGTATAGTGCGATTGTTTGGTGGGACTAGCGAAGGATGGTGATGGGGTGCTGGTGGAGTGTGAGACAAAGATTGAAGAGTGTGCCGATTGCTTCTGCTGCGGCTGCTCAGGCTTCGCATGCTGCTGCTTCTTAGCATCCACGGGCTTTGTGGTAGGAAATTGTGTATTGTGTACATTTTGTGGCGTACTTTGGGGTGCCTTTTCGTGGTATGAGTGAATGGGACTTGCCAGCGCGTGTTCCTGCTGTAGAAGTTGCTGTTGCAgatgttgctgctgctgctgatgcGCCTGTTGATGTTGAGGAGCTGCCGCCGCTTGGAATTGCTGCAATGGTTGCACTTGATGCTGAAGAATGGGAACAAAGTGAGCCTGTTGTGGAGGTAAGAACTGAGGGAATTTGCTGGCTGCCTGGTAATCAGCAAAGatttgctgctgttgctgctgcttcAATGCTGCCTGTGGGATTGAGGCTGCTGCTGCCGCAGCgtactgctgctgctgtgggATGTACTGCTGCAGAGCCTGTGGCTGATAGGGTATGAAGACAAAATTGTGCTGATTCTTTGGCAGAAATTGTCGTCCCTTTGTCACTTTTGTCGTCTGTCGTTGACTCGATGCTGCCTGCTGGGGCACATTTGCAGCCACAAGCTTCTCAATTTCCCTCTCAAGCGATGAATCTCCAAGGGGATGTCCTGTGGGCTTCTGATACAACTGAGCATACTGACGCTGACCGAGGAGAACAGCTCCCTGATGCGGGACGAAGGGAATAAAATGTTGGGCTTGTGGTGGCTGAGCAGCAGCTGCCTGATGGAATTTCTGCGTGTTTGCAATGAGCTGGAGGTACTCAGCATCAGAAATGGTATTCACACGTGGTGCCTGTGGGAGGACCAATGGTTGCTGCTGCTGATACAATCCCTTTTCCACATGAAATTGCTGTGGGGCAACAGATGGTGAGAGTTGTCCTTGCGCGAGCTTCAAGTAATTGCTGTTGGCATTGTTGGGTaactgcaaagaaaaaagaaaaagaatcttcatttaatttcatcgCATAAATGCATCTTCTACGGTGTGCAGGTGTCTCTTCTATTGCATCGACAAATCACATGCGTGACGTAATGTAGGGGGTGGTGTGAGGGGCGGTCGGATGTTACCGCGACATGGTGAGTACAACAAGTTGTATTATAGAGAGATCTATTGGGTGATTTAGGTGCCTTTATGGGAAAATGGCAAATGGAAGTCAGTGAACAATCACACGGTGCCAATGTGTCTTCACCCCAGGATTGTGACTTCTTCATCTTGATTGCACAATTGCAATCATCGCAAGTCGTGCCAGTCATGAATCACGACTCCAGAAATCACAGAACAGtgcccccccccccttccCCGCATCTCTCTCACCGCAGTGTGGTTTTGCTTTTATAAATGCATTTCTcgcattgaaaaaataaaagatttcaaCGACATTACAGCGAGGAACCTGACTTGGGATGCGGGTCATCGCGTGATTGTCATCTTACACTACATTTTCATACCTTTCTCGCCGTTGCTGATGATGCATACGTGGCAGGATCATCGGGGATGGCGTACTGACCCAATCCCGGTGTCACTTGATTGCCATAGATCAAGGGTGTAAAATCCGCCGTGAGTTTGGTGGGAACTTTGGTGTGCCCAGAGATTTGTCTCTTCTCTTGCACTTTCTCCgctgatgctgctgctgctgctgcaactACTGTTTTCTCatcgacatttttttcctctgacgCTGCAAGATTCAATGAACCCAAAGCCAGAGTAGCTGTGGATGGAAGAAAGCAGAGGAGTCCAAAAAAGACTATGTCACAACGCATACACGGCAATTATCGACTTGCCATCATTAATCAATCATCGAGAGCAAATTTCTAACATGCTTCAGTGCATTTTATTTGCTACAACCACAAGAGGTGGGCACATTTAATGACCCCATCGAGGATTAAATTGACGAAAGCTGaccatataaaatattatttttctttaataacgtaagaatttgtcttttttattaaaaaattctaatatgaGATAAAATTGCATCGTTTCGCTAGGAAAATGCACGCTGTTATTTTTGGTTTAGTTTTCTCCTCATTTTCAATGCTTTTGAGGTTCAATTTCTTGACTCAAAGTCTTGAAACTGATTAGTTAATTTAGCTTGAGAAtttcttattgttttctttatataaaacaatgatatttgatgaattattttcacaatttcttttctttttgctgtGACAactctttcttatttttataattttttgatttgaaataaataaggatttttattaaaaaaaaaaaacggatttaatattttcacaaaataaattacggagtaatttaatttgagctGGCAGCAAAGGCCAAATTCGTCCTTCTTgttagatttaaataaaaattaaagtataaagaatataattgtcataaaaattgagtaaaaatttagtaaattcatattaagggatggtcacgttattttggaaactctacaggaacaaaatggccaaaatgtgagaatttcaaataatttttttgagcaca from Lutzomyia longipalpis isolate SR_M1_2022 chromosome 1, ASM2433408v1 encodes:
- the LOC129796899 gene encoding uncharacterized protein LOC129796899, translating into MNAIIAVFLLVTSTSGQFLHQEPIPLAYYRDSVPIHEDPPLAHPAVVENSIREKQLPPELLKSDNFYSNPRVADGLAKESWFTDKEMPVFEREAEKIPREQIVKILTNAGLARRR
- the LOC129796794 gene encoding putative mediator of RNA polymerase II transcription subunit 26, with translation MWISTIFIATLALGSLNLAASEEKNVDEKTVVAAAAAASAEKVQEKRQISGHTKVPTKLTADFTPLIYGNQVTPGLGQYAIPDDPATYASSATARKLPNNANSNYLKLAQGQLSPSVAPQQFHVEKGLYQQQQPLVLPQAPRVNTISDAEYLQLIANTQKFHQAAAAQPPQAQHFIPFVPHQGAVLLGQRQYAQLYQKPTGHPLGDSSLEREIEKLVAANVPQQAASSQRQTTKVTKGRQFLPKNQHNFVFIPYQPQALQQYIPQQQQYAAAAAASIPQAALKQQQQQQIFADYQAASKFPQFLPPQQAHFVPILQHQVQPLQQFQAAAAPQHQQAHQQQQQHLQQQLLQQEHALASPIHSYHEKAPQSTPQNVHNTQFPTTKPVDAKKQQHAKPEQPQQKQSAHSSIFVSHSTSTPSPSFASPTKQSHYTAKPASHSQESQQHSSQPASQVSVSSLAESVFKTPPSQQRPLTQQEFQALVDAGYPVTPIHVPVPVPISADKYENHQGQPQAQAYAPQQQYPTHKFAPQTAGSQYQPAILAPATFYAPHPQHQYYQQRQQRDTTKETKP